A section of the Leptospira terpstrae serovar Hualin str. LT 11-33 = ATCC 700639 genome encodes:
- a CDS encoding M48 family metallopeptidase, translating into MIRIFTLVLLVPLLIHCSTSPTGRRQILIVKDAEMNEMGTLAFSEMKTKTPIDTSAVANSYVNCIVSAELAVTSDTTGVESWEVVVFKDNTPNAFALPGGKIGVHTGMFPIAKNKDQLAAVIGHEIGHVIARHGNERVSQNQLAGGSVKLLENLGKPMVAGALGMGAKFGILLPFSREHESEADLIGLELMAKSGFDPRQSVELWKNMSALGGNKPNELLSTHPSDATRMKHLNAAMPNALALWEKAKAEGKRPNCQL; encoded by the coding sequence ATGATTCGAATTTTTACTTTAGTTTTACTTGTCCCACTTCTCATTCATTGCAGTACTTCACCTACGGGTAGAAGACAAATCTTAATTGTAAAAGATGCAGAAATGAATGAAATGGGAACATTAGCATTTTCAGAAATGAAAACAAAAACCCCAATCGATACTAGCGCAGTTGCAAACTCTTATGTTAACTGTATTGTATCAGCTGAACTAGCTGTAACCTCAGATACTACAGGAGTAGAATCTTGGGAAGTAGTAGTATTTAAAGACAATACTCCCAATGCATTTGCACTTCCTGGTGGAAAAATTGGTGTCCATACTGGAATGTTTCCAATCGCAAAAAACAAAGACCAACTAGCAGCCGTCATTGGCCACGAAATAGGGCATGTAATTGCTCGTCATGGTAATGAACGTGTATCACAAAACCAACTTGCGGGTGGGTCTGTGAAATTATTAGAAAACCTAGGAAAACCCATGGTTGCCGGTGCACTGGGAATGGGTGCTAAATTTGGAATTTTACTACCATTTTCAAGAGAACATGAATCGGAAGCTGATTTGATTGGTTTAGAACTAATGGCGAAGTCAGGATTTGATCCGAGACAAAGTGTTGAACTTTGGAAAAATATGAGCGCACTTGGTGGTAATAAACCCAATGAGTTATTATCAACTCACCCTTCGGATGCCACTAGAATGAAACATTTAAATGCTGCGATGCCAAATGCTTTGGCTTTATGGGAGAAAGCAAAGGCAGAAGGAAAACGTCCCAACTGCCAATTGTAA
- a CDS encoding MORN repeat-containing protein: MKLSFRSLVCGVLLLPMLLACASQDTKDASDPSNQDSKSNSRNVSLDDPEKGGKKFGCIEGNCVNGIGKYVYDNGDVYTGSFKNDLREGSGSFVYSDGEKFSGTYLEDKKQGPGEYNFKNGDKYVGEFQNGQINGKGTYSFKDGKSVSGDFTSDGQEGIGVLTDEGKARNCKIAGRKLLCE, translated from the coding sequence ATGAAATTATCTTTTCGCAGTTTGGTTTGTGGAGTTTTACTTTTGCCTATGTTGCTTGCTTGCGCTTCGCAAGATACAAAAGATGCTTCTGACCCATCGAACCAAGATTCAAAATCCAATTCACGAAATGTTAGTTTAGACGACCCTGAAAAAGGCGGAAAAAAATTCGGATGTATTGAAGGAAACTGTGTCAATGGAATTGGCAAGTATGTATATGATAATGGCGATGTGTATACAGGATCATTTAAAAATGACCTTCGAGAAGGGAGTGGAAGTTTTGTTTATTCTGATGGCGAGAAGTTTAGCGGCACTTATTTAGAAGATAAAAAACAAGGACCTGGCGAATATAACTTTAAAAACGGGGATAAATATGTCGGTGAATTTCAAAACGGACAAATCAACGGAAAAGGAACTTATAGTTTCAAAGATGGAAAATCGGTTTCAGGAGATTTTACTTCCGATGGTCAGGAAGGGATAGGAGTCCTTACCGATGAAGGTAAGGCCAGGAATTGTAAAATCGCAGGAAGAAAACTTCTCTGCGAATGA
- a CDS encoding ATP-dependent helicase codes for MNEDLNEAQNSVILSPPGPILVVAGAGTGKTNTLVNKLASLVQNGLDPSSLLLLTFTRRAAKEMLNRATTKLDSRMMSVHGGTFHSFCHHFLRKYSLAVSLNANFTILDEDDATSLVGMARDQVVSQQSKVRFPKKETLSEIFSSCFNLQISLEKVLQKDYPIFLGLTKEIQEVKSKFAELKLKHNSLDFDDLLDFTRKILMEEESIRERIALQYKYILVDEYQDTNRIQAHIACLLASKHQNILVVGDDAQCIYGFRGANVNNMLDFPKIFPSTKIIHLTENYRSTQSVLDLANAVLDQSKENYKKNLTAHNQVSSHKPQHTKFESSEEEAEWISDKILELYEENTPLSEIAVLFRAGYISNLLEVKLSAKQIPFRKYGGKRFLDLAHVKDFLAYLRIIDNPKDLLSWNRILLLEKNIGKKYAQVLYRNLENHNFQWIEIKESPTFFLGIPEGAKLSFQQLMSIFQSQSSHLTNSMSIVESVLTHYLPILEQEYDDFEKRKLDFDSLKILTKSSPNLSDYLANLTLDPTEKLESSSVNKEDEFLTLSTIHSAKGLEWKYVFTMQVVEGSLPSSRIKTTQDLEEERRLFYVAITRAKQGLYLTSPVFSEKNRLTTISRFLVDLPNLGDLVEEVKPKKIESPKESVDSKSETDRFQDIQKYFLN; via the coding sequence GTGAATGAGGATTTAAACGAGGCCCAAAATTCAGTCATTTTATCCCCTCCAGGACCCATCCTAGTGGTTGCAGGAGCCGGTACAGGGAAAACGAACACTCTTGTCAATAAATTGGCTTCTTTAGTCCAGAATGGATTGGATCCAAGTTCTCTTCTGCTTTTAACCTTTACCAGAAGAGCAGCCAAAGAGATGTTAAATCGTGCAACCACCAAACTTGATTCACGAATGATGTCTGTACATGGTGGTACATTTCATTCATTTTGCCACCACTTCCTTCGTAAGTATTCATTAGCTGTTTCCCTCAATGCAAATTTTACTATTTTGGATGAAGACGATGCCACAAGCCTTGTGGGAATGGCTCGCGACCAAGTAGTTTCCCAACAATCCAAAGTTAGATTTCCTAAAAAAGAAACTTTGTCAGAAATTTTTTCTTCCTGTTTTAACTTACAGATTTCATTGGAAAAGGTTCTGCAAAAGGATTATCCTATTTTTCTTGGCCTCACCAAAGAAATTCAAGAAGTGAAATCTAAGTTTGCGGAACTCAAACTAAAACATAATTCCCTCGATTTTGATGATTTATTAGATTTTACACGAAAGATTTTAATGGAAGAAGAATCAATTCGAGAAAGGATTGCATTACAATACAAATATATTTTGGTAGATGAATACCAAGATACTAACCGCATCCAGGCACATATCGCTTGTTTACTCGCCAGTAAACACCAAAATATACTAGTCGTTGGTGATGATGCTCAGTGTATTTATGGATTTCGCGGAGCCAATGTGAATAACATGTTGGATTTTCCCAAAATATTTCCTAGTACGAAAATAATCCATCTAACAGAGAATTACCGAAGCACCCAATCAGTATTAGATTTAGCAAATGCTGTTTTAGACCAGAGCAAAGAAAATTATAAAAAGAATTTAACCGCTCATAATCAAGTTTCTTCTCATAAACCGCAGCATACAAAGTTTGAATCATCAGAAGAGGAAGCCGAGTGGATTTCTGACAAAATCTTGGAATTATATGAAGAAAACACGCCATTGTCAGAAATCGCTGTTCTCTTTCGTGCAGGTTATATATCCAATTTATTGGAAGTAAAACTCAGTGCTAAACAAATTCCATTTCGTAAGTACGGTGGAAAACGATTTTTGGATTTAGCGCACGTTAAAGATTTTCTTGCCTACCTTCGCATCATTGACAATCCTAAAGATTTACTTTCATGGAATCGAATATTATTATTAGAAAAAAACATCGGGAAAAAATATGCCCAGGTTTTGTATAGAAATTTAGAAAATCATAATTTTCAATGGATAGAAATCAAAGAGTCACCTACATTTTTTTTGGGAATTCCCGAGGGTGCAAAATTATCGTTTCAACAATTGATGAGTATTTTTCAATCACAATCTTCTCATTTAACAAACAGTATGTCAATTGTGGAATCGGTTCTCACCCACTACTTACCAATTTTAGAACAGGAATATGATGATTTTGAAAAAAGAAAACTGGATTTTGATTCTTTAAAAATTCTCACTAAATCCTCTCCTAATCTTTCTGATTATTTAGCCAATTTAACTCTTGATCCCACAGAGAAATTAGAGAGCAGTTCGGTAAACAAAGAAGATGAATTTTTAACTCTTTCTACCATTCATTCTGCAAAAGGTTTGGAGTGGAAGTATGTGTTTACTATGCAAGTAGTAGAAGGAAGTTTGCCTAGTTCTAGAATCAAAACAACCCAAGATTTGGAAGAAGAAAGGCGATTGTTTTATGTGGCAATCACTCGTGCAAAACAGGGGTTGTATTTAACCTCTCCTGTTTTTTCTGAAAAAAATCGATTAACAACCATCAGTCGTTTCTTGGTGGATTTGCCCAATTTAGGTGATTTAGTTGAAGAAGTGAAACCAAAAAAAATCGAAAGTCCTAAGGAGAGTGTGGATTCTAAGTCAGAAACTGACCGATTCCAGGACATCCAAAAATACTTTTTGAATTGA
- a CDS encoding response regulator: MTAVVGTDKETDVKRILVVEDERIIAINICSTLKQYGYNATYVSDANDAIEHIENEHFDLVLMDIMLNGPMDGIEIATIIKKTKEIPVIYLTAYSDEATINRAKATEPFGYLIKPFNSRDLYISVEMAIYKSQVQKHIRNVESRLAENQKWETIALVASGISHEVNNPLTSILNLADLITLEAKKTSNPSLGEKAAKIAEESERIAKIIKNLVSYSQSTSSQWNYSNLGSIINDTRSFLHQYFLKEGIQCEVELGDVPLVYCQPQKIKQVLLNLMQDARVRVNTREDTIGRKMTVALKQVEEGGSSHILIQIKDNGAEDLVKGISQMNSLEVTKTIITEHKGKMYRDENSSSWFFTLPIIKPL; this comes from the coding sequence ATGACAGCAGTTGTGGGAACAGATAAAGAAACAGACGTTAAGAGAATCCTCGTTGTAGAGGACGAAAGGATCATTGCTATCAATATTTGTTCCACTTTGAAACAATACGGGTACAATGCTACTTACGTTTCCGATGCAAATGATGCCATTGAACATATTGAAAACGAACATTTTGATTTAGTGTTAATGGATATTATGCTGAACGGTCCAATGGACGGGATTGAAATTGCAACGATCATAAAAAAAACCAAAGAAATTCCAGTGATCTATCTGACTGCATATTCTGATGAAGCAACCATCAACCGAGCAAAAGCTACAGAACCTTTTGGTTACTTAATCAAACCATTTAACAGTCGTGATTTGTACATTTCAGTTGAAATGGCGATTTATAAGTCACAAGTTCAAAAACACATTCGCAATGTAGAAAGTAGGCTTGCTGAAAATCAAAAATGGGAAACCATCGCTCTCGTTGCCTCGGGTATTTCACACGAAGTCAATAACCCGCTCACTTCGATTTTAAATTTGGCTGACCTTATAACATTAGAAGCCAAAAAAACAAGCAATCCTTCTTTGGGAGAAAAGGCTGCAAAAATCGCCGAAGAATCAGAAAGAATTGCGAAAATCATTAAAAACCTTGTCTCCTATTCTCAGTCCACATCTTCTCAATGGAACTATTCCAATTTGGGAAGCATCATAAATGATACTCGTTCCTTTCTTCACCAATATTTTTTAAAAGAAGGAATCCAATGTGAAGTTGAACTGGGGGATGTTCCTCTTGTTTATTGCCAACCACAAAAGATAAAACAAGTACTTCTTAATCTTATGCAGGATGCTAGAGTTCGAGTCAATACAAGAGAAGATACAATTGGTAGAAAAATGACGGTTGCATTGAAACAAGTAGAAGAAGGTGGATCCAGTCATATCCTCATTCAAATTAAAGACAATGGAGCAGAAGACCTGGTGAAGGGAATCTCACAAATGAACTCTCTTGAAGTGACTAAAACGATCATCACCGAACATAAAGGAAAAATGTACCGGGATGAAAATTCATCCTCTTGGTTTTTTACCTTACCTATCATTAAGCCCTTATAA
- a CDS encoding LPS-assembly protein LptD, with product MEILAQDINGLKLLFPDQAGATKNAQDEERKLTTAQVQRGLVRKSVDSMTDREVEDNLRNLGLSPAGTIYSKRERLREALVPEEEQTLTPESLLSSQSKKGPPIQIQNAAEGQLLNIDKTKGGVLVLRGKVRLKIRSGELVADSVSIDANRQEIYAEGGVEYKDGNAKVNGDRMIYDLKINQGVVYNSKLSMFPSHFIGQKLKRLDEKRYLLEMGYFTACNAELPHESFQARKIFIHDDRSVVAYSVSYKVGGTSLFWIPVLYNSESGNGVTTQFGKNNTQGWFWQNSYQWSDSYPNSIFLANGYKFRFDAYEKTGQAAQLEMWKVSPFLNYNINLGYANYKNNAITPVYEDRFRNLGVGNVAVTNNVDRGELFPNTGLPYRNTGVNYDPWWKTDLRLNAKFNDFSRDYTRNVQIQYENYSNRQFDYEFGNRYQPSNSLQSLYTYRDVRFGLIRNLLNWNLNYTENRGDLSVGISMSRTLVYQIQANQYFAAQDTLPAVTIRNSSNIGTIPGTTSPIYWDLLFQTNINRIYGVPQQRTNPTTGVVDPRSQYQDFVLRSQTNVIGETGIRSPIAMGAYMSFTPSVYMGATKQTVEFPGSGNDLNSPDRDVNKAYATLLKQQSYQYVRQSHTVRLGIPELFLSSTYRRLDADKAEAKDPILGNLRQHEAEFALESYALNDWDISVRTVRDLRQFSSAYNPGLTNMQRWYYTVVRVGGFFDFVDGFTTRRPSLLERKRNFYSGVFINNDYVHHTPQNRSLSNNLTVSYKMGGFSWPIIRAFRSLEVGSTWYHVYKDSYLDSYRFFFKTDVKVTRYSGVELELDSRVTEPWRLTALAQGQFYAMNTSPELYTSQTGTNYDQTTIWEDLAAGTGAQGQTERQKTVFNINRFMMTLKLDLHNWEYRLGYSMNLRALPGGLTMNNQLTFYDQSVYFSVNLTNFSFGDSASAQATRVRLYRFRKRPLDGTSTDLTD from the coding sequence ATGGAAATTCTGGCGCAGGATATCAACGGGTTAAAACTCCTATTTCCGGACCAAGCGGGAGCAACTAAAAATGCTCAAGATGAAGAAAGAAAACTAACCACAGCCCAAGTCCAACGAGGTCTCGTCCGAAAGTCAGTAGACTCCATGACTGATAGAGAAGTGGAAGACAACCTTCGTAATTTAGGACTAAGTCCAGCAGGAACCATCTATTCGAAAAGAGAAAGACTCAGAGAAGCTCTCGTTCCCGAAGAAGAACAGACGTTAACTCCTGAGTCCTTACTGAGTTCGCAATCCAAAAAAGGACCCCCCATCCAAATCCAAAATGCTGCCGAAGGTCAACTTTTGAATATTGATAAAACAAAAGGTGGAGTTCTTGTTCTTCGTGGAAAAGTTCGACTCAAAATACGGTCTGGAGAATTAGTCGCTGATTCTGTTTCCATAGATGCCAATCGCCAAGAAATTTATGCAGAAGGTGGAGTGGAATACAAAGATGGAAATGCAAAAGTAAATGGCGACCGGATGATCTATGATTTAAAGATCAATCAAGGTGTTGTTTATAATTCCAAACTCAGTATGTTTCCCTCGCACTTTATTGGCCAAAAACTCAAACGTTTAGATGAAAAACGTTATCTTTTGGAAATGGGATACTTTACCGCTTGTAATGCGGAACTACCTCACGAATCGTTTCAAGCTCGAAAAATATTTATACACGATGATAGGTCGGTAGTTGCTTATAGCGTTTCCTATAAAGTAGGTGGGACTTCCTTGTTTTGGATTCCTGTTCTATATAATTCCGAATCAGGAAACGGAGTCACAACACAATTCGGTAAAAACAATACCCAAGGTTGGTTTTGGCAAAACTCTTATCAATGGTCCGATTCTTATCCAAATAGTATCTTCCTTGCCAATGGATATAAATTCAGATTTGATGCTTATGAAAAAACGGGTCAAGCCGCCCAATTAGAGATGTGGAAAGTTTCTCCATTTTTGAATTACAATATCAATCTGGGTTATGCAAATTATAAAAACAATGCCATTACTCCTGTTTATGAAGATCGGTTTCGAAATTTAGGGGTTGGAAACGTAGCTGTAACGAATAATGTTGATCGCGGAGAGTTGTTTCCAAACACTGGGTTACCTTATCGCAATACAGGTGTTAATTACGATCCATGGTGGAAAACTGATCTCCGTTTAAATGCAAAATTTAATGATTTTTCTCGTGACTACACAAGAAACGTACAAATTCAATACGAAAATTATAGTAACCGACAATTTGATTATGAATTTGGGAACAGATACCAACCATCAAATTCATTACAATCTTTATATACATATAGAGATGTTCGGTTTGGTCTAATTCGTAACTTACTTAACTGGAACTTAAATTATACAGAGAACCGCGGTGATCTCAGCGTTGGGATTTCGATGAGTCGAACCCTTGTTTACCAAATCCAAGCAAACCAATACTTTGCAGCTCAAGATACTTTACCCGCCGTAACGATAAGGAATTCAAGTAACATAGGAACGATTCCTGGAACAACAAGTCCCATTTACTGGGACTTACTTTTCCAAACAAATATCAACCGTATCTATGGTGTTCCTCAACAAAGAACAAACCCAACAACTGGAGTTGTGGATCCAAGAAGTCAGTATCAAGATTTTGTTTTAAGATCACAAACCAATGTCATAGGAGAAACGGGAATACGTTCACCCATTGCAATGGGTGCTTATATGTCTTTTACTCCATCTGTTTATATGGGCGCAACAAAACAAACAGTAGAATTTCCTGGATCAGGGAATGACTTAAACAGTCCAGATCGAGATGTAAACAAAGCATACGCTACACTTTTGAAACAACAATCCTATCAGTATGTAAGACAATCTCATACAGTCAGATTGGGAATTCCTGAATTATTTTTATCCTCAACCTATCGACGTTTGGATGCGGACAAAGCGGAAGCAAAAGATCCAATTCTAGGAAATTTAAGACAACATGAAGCAGAGTTTGCATTAGAAAGTTATGCACTGAACGATTGGGATATTTCTGTTAGAACCGTCCGAGACCTACGACAATTTTCCTCAGCTTACAATCCTGGCCTTACCAATATGCAAAGATGGTATTATACAGTAGTGAGAGTAGGTGGTTTCTTTGACTTTGTGGATGGATTTACAACTCGGAGACCAAGTTTACTCGAAAGAAAACGTAATTTTTATTCAGGTGTTTTTATTAACAATGATTATGTACATCATACACCTCAAAATCGATCATTATCAAATAACTTAACAGTCTCCTATAAAATGGGTGGGTTCTCATGGCCCATCATCCGAGCTTTTCGAAGTTTGGAAGTTGGATCAACTTGGTATCATGTATATAAAGATAGTTACCTAGATAGTTACAGATTTTTCTTTAAAACAGATGTGAAAGTTACAAGATATTCTGGTGTAGAATTAGAACTTGATTCACGTGTCACTGAACCTTGGCGGCTCACAGCACTCGCCCAAGGTCAATTTTATGCAATGAATACAAGCCCCGAATTGTATACTTCCCAAACAGGAACCAATTATGACCAAACTACCATATGGGAAGACTTGGCTGCGGGAACTGGCGCACAAGGCCAAACAGAAAGACAGAAAACCGTTTTCAACATCAATCGGTTTATGATGACTTTAAAACTCGATTTACACAATTGGGAATACCGTTTAGGATATAGTATGAATTTACGAGCACTTCCTGGAGGATTGACTATGAACAACCAATTGACTTTTTATGACCAATCCGTCTATTTCTCTGTAAACTTAACCAATTTCAGTTTTGGAGATTCTGCATCTGCGCAAGCAACAAGAGTGCGATTGTATAGATTTCGAAAACGTCCCCTTGACGGAACCTCAACAGACTTAACGGACTAA
- a CDS encoding undecaprenyl-phosphate glucose phosphotransferase: MLKERSQSFKLLFLVTDFFIALTSFIFAYVIRYYLLPDSAFQIQTIDPVNYLILGVVLGFSQVLSFLSIDLYHPRRGLSFSDELFAIITGVILNLLVVLSLLFFFRGESFSRLVIGYFAICTVILTSFSHFILRSFMQYLRSKGFNLKSVLIIGTGKSAINFSETIKKHSIYGYMVQGFVAGKKNLSTKKIQTVTTTQKLESYVENNNIDLIVYALSHEEGDSLKEVIDIADFHGIDLKVIPSYEEIVTAKGRVEVLDGIPIISIRNIPLRLGYNLVLKRTFDILFSLFFILLFSPFYLLIAFLIKLTSKGPIFYKQERVGLDNKVFGMIKFRSMVVQAKEKSDTLWTVKDDPRVTAVGAVLRKLSLDETPQFFNVLLGDMSVVGPRPERPFYVEKFRNEHQQYMRRHAAKAGITGWAQVQGFRGDTSIEKRIEADIFYIENWSVLLDIKIILLTPLKAIIDRNAY; the protein is encoded by the coding sequence ATGTTAAAAGAAAGAAGCCAATCCTTCAAACTCCTATTCCTCGTAACAGATTTCTTTATAGCTCTAACGAGTTTTATATTTGCTTACGTCATCCGTTATTATCTTTTACCTGATTCCGCTTTTCAAATCCAAACCATTGATCCAGTAAATTATTTGATTTTGGGTGTTGTGCTCGGTTTTTCACAAGTCTTATCATTCCTTTCCATCGACTTGTACCATCCAAGAAGAGGATTGTCTTTTTCTGATGAATTATTTGCCATCATAACGGGAGTAATCCTCAATTTACTTGTGGTTCTTTCTCTTTTATTTTTCTTTCGAGGAGAAAGTTTTTCCCGATTGGTAATTGGCTATTTTGCTATTTGTACGGTTATCCTCACTTCGTTTTCCCATTTTATCTTACGTTCCTTTATGCAGTACTTACGTAGCAAAGGGTTTAATTTAAAGTCAGTTCTCATCATTGGAACAGGAAAATCAGCGATTAACTTTTCCGAAACCATCAAAAAACATTCTATCTATGGTTATATGGTTCAGGGATTTGTTGCAGGAAAAAAGAATCTTTCTACTAAAAAAATACAAACTGTCACGACGACACAAAAGTTAGAATCTTATGTGGAAAACAACAATATTGATTTAATTGTATATGCCTTGTCTCATGAAGAAGGTGATTCACTTAAAGAAGTCATTGATATTGCAGATTTTCATGGGATTGATTTAAAAGTTATTCCCAGTTATGAAGAAATTGTCACCGCAAAAGGAAGAGTTGAAGTTCTAGATGGAATTCCTATTATTTCGATTCGCAATATTCCTCTAAGACTCGGTTATAATTTAGTTTTAAAGCGAACTTTTGATATTTTGTTTTCCTTGTTTTTTATTTTGTTATTTAGTCCATTTTACTTACTCATTGCATTTCTGATTAAATTAACAAGTAAAGGTCCAATATTTTACAAACAAGAAAGAGTAGGATTAGACAATAAAGTTTTTGGAATGATCAAATTTCGATCTATGGTAGTCCAAGCAAAGGAAAAGTCTGATACATTATGGACAGTGAAAGATGACCCGCGAGTGACTGCAGTAGGTGCAGTTCTTCGAAAGTTATCTTTAGATGAAACTCCCCAATTTTTTAATGTATTGCTCGGTGATATGTCAGTTGTCGGGCCAAGACCAGAACGTCCCTTTTATGTAGAGAAATTTAGAAACGAACACCAACAATATATGAGACGCCATGCGGCAAAAGCAGGGATTACTGGTTGGGCACAAGTGCAAGGGTTTCGTGGTGACACTTCGATCGAAAAACGAATCGAGGCAGATATCTTTTATATTGAGAATTGGTCAGTCCTCCTCGATATCAAAATCATTTTACTCACTCCCTTGAAAGCAATTATAGATAGGAATGCATACTGA
- the gatC gene encoding Asp-tRNA(Asn)/Glu-tRNA(Gln) amidotransferase subunit GatC: protein MDEKELKNIANLAKLNIEDSEVSSMLNDFSRIVQYVDEIKNLDTTSVGDDEIYEQIFYELRKDLAENGLKRDDLAKIAPSYENGYVVVPKVIET from the coding sequence ATGGATGAAAAAGAATTAAAGAACATTGCCAACTTGGCAAAATTGAACATTGAGGATTCGGAAGTATCGTCTATGTTAAATGACTTTTCTCGGATTGTACAATATGTTGACGAAATCAAAAACCTAGACACAACCAGTGTAGGTGATGATGAAATTTATGAACAGATATTTTATGAACTGAGAAAGGACTTGGCTGAAAACGGCTTAAAGAGAGATGATTTAGCAAAAATTGCTCCCTCCTACGAAAATGGATACGTTGTAGTACCTAAGGTAATTGAAACATGA
- the gatA gene encoding Asp-tRNA(Asn)/Glu-tRNA(Gln) amidotransferase subunit GatA, with amino-acid sequence MKDLIFLTYSEIKTKLNDGSLKSTDLVSAYINRIEGTDSKVKAFLELNKDRILKQAEESDGRRKSGKLLSEFDGIPIGIKDNICITGEITSCSSKILENFRSPYDATVIQRLKDKGFVFFPRLNMDEFAMGSSTENSAYQTTRNPFDTNRIPGGSSGGSAAAVAASMLPVSLGSDTGGSIRQPAALCGIWGLKPTYGRVSRYGLVAYASSLDQIGPFSNDLQGISDLLEIISGLDHKDQTTAKVNPFEANSISSIDWKGKRIGVMKAEEFNFSPDVNKRYADILNELKSKGATLVPLDFSLLKYAIPVYYLIATAECSSNLSRFDGIRYGLRKEGAGKLEDLYSESRTAGFGPEVKRRILLGTFSLSSGYYDAYYGKAQKARVLIRKQYAEFFKSVDIIFQPTSPTTAFKVGEKTKDPIQMYQADILTTSVNLSGVPAISCPAGLDSSGLPIGLQITSSHFDETKLLSYAKSVSELEICKLALPTEIT; translated from the coding sequence ATGAAAGATTTAATTTTTCTCACCTATTCCGAAATCAAAACCAAATTAAATGATGGGTCTTTAAAATCAACAGACTTAGTTTCTGCCTATATCAATCGAATTGAAGGAACCGATTCCAAAGTAAAAGCTTTTCTTGAATTGAACAAGGATCGAATTTTAAAACAAGCAGAGGAAAGTGACGGAAGAAGAAAGTCAGGAAAATTACTTTCTGAATTTGATGGAATTCCTATTGGAATCAAAGACAATATTTGTATTACAGGTGAGATCACATCCTGTTCTTCGAAAATTCTAGAAAACTTTCGTTCTCCTTATGACGCCACTGTCATCCAAAGACTAAAAGACAAAGGATTTGTTTTTTTCCCTCGTTTGAATATGGATGAGTTTGCAATGGGTTCCTCTACAGAAAATAGCGCCTACCAAACCACAAGAAATCCTTTTGATACAAACAGAATTCCAGGTGGGTCTAGCGGTGGTTCGGCGGCAGCAGTTGCCGCCTCCATGTTACCTGTTTCTCTTGGTTCCGACACAGGTGGTTCCATCCGCCAACCGGCAGCACTCTGTGGAATTTGGGGATTAAAACCAACCTACGGACGAGTCTCTCGTTACGGACTTGTAGCTTATGCTTCCAGTCTTGATCAAATTGGTCCATTTTCCAATGACTTACAAGGGATCTCCGACCTTTTAGAGATTATCTCTGGGCTCGATCATAAAGACCAAACTACTGCGAAAGTAAATCCATTTGAAGCCAATTCTATATCTTCCATCGATTGGAAAGGCAAACGAATTGGAGTCATGAAAGCAGAGGAATTTAATTTTTCACCCGATGTAAACAAACGTTATGCGGATATATTAAATGAATTAAAATCCAAAGGAGCAACACTAGTTCCACTCGATTTTTCATTGTTAAAGTATGCGATTCCCGTTTACTATTTGATTGCCACTGCAGAATGTTCTTCTAACTTAAGCCGCTTTGACGGAATCCGTTACGGACTACGAAAAGAAGGGGCTGGAAAATTGGAAGATTTGTATTCTGAATCTAGAACCGCAGGGTTTGGACCTGAAGTCAAACGTCGAATTCTATTGGGAACATTTTCCCTTAGTTCTGGTTATTATGATGCTTATTATGGCAAAGCACAAAAAGCAAGAGTTCTCATCCGAAAACAATATGCAGAATTTTTTAAATCGGTAGATATCATTTTCCAACCAACATCTCCTACAACAGCATTCAAAGTTGGTGAAAAAACAAAAGATCCAATTCAGATGTACCAAGCAGATATTTTGACAACATCTGTAAACTTAAGCGGAGTTCCTGCCATCAGTTGTCCGGCAGGACTTGATTCTTCTGGTCTTCCGATTGGTCTACAAATCACATCATCTCATTTTGATGAAACAAAACTACTAAGTTATGCAAAATCAGTTTCAGAATTAGAAATCTGCAAATTGGCACTTCCCACTGAGATCACCTAA